A single window of Neospora caninum Liverpool complete genome, chromosome XII DNA harbors:
- a CDS encoding putative GTPase regulator, producing MAEERERQVRQSERVLAAVTAAEREEQREQERRRQEKRRRLFSGEAPLTLEALKKDKELGYVLDELIQRKRVEKQRHGTLTLPFKNRFPLRLLRVGTELYGRVKKILPFGCRLDVGCIDTSALLHVRDMAEITAAKSAGAAFAREARDGAESDEIDCGSRRDRHPLENAPRPGRRSPFVAQDEKRRNMSAAGFAQDDQEHLAQHWIQYPGTVLRQGQLVRVYVKHVDRSKNVLAVSTRPPYSSSFAFSSSSSSSPYSSSSSSSFSAPTVSLASEYRGDLTGEEIREREEARRAQGRGSFADFFVGQEVEGRVTRVTYMGLFVDVNGEEDAFIHFYELHRHRMQRLSNADRQRLEAARKQFDPVALEVLRSAEKVVTEEVEEAEKRRQREGAEAGYSRLAALREMFAEKDDRPDADEEAKKKSAERREREMREKKWIYNVGEWVTDLRVASIDARRKRMQLSRRPASELLSRWREKLREEQREVLTPQQREGLRKQEEAEEENEAMKALRRQREEELALKVYRQYKKKMAAMAREREGKKDLSLDGRLSSEEGEAPQDGRDAREKEEKEAAHADPIARKKAEQMRRFKSFGIDIFEAKRDEEEIREAMEYLQRWRTAYAHRRMQEAAYKEKKRLQRLQRKAPDEMSIQDAWRLASTIDEEIGLKDLVADARKHAQMSGVRTLQLPDFSGRYPKMKEVEPEELDQFYPGVLSESSDEAAKDRVNEEAEENQEEDGGGGPAWTAEREESRGEGNEETNRVDNEQRGREGAQETGDVKAEETAGDEQKEKDERLPEEMRGGDQHRQFGSEGERRERLAGLERDWRMESRRHETERRTEDKEQGDFFGRALEKMRLRTELKLKEEATRGQQQRQERLWMPHTPSEEVEEGTVADANCMQASQEERGERGGIEQRGEKAETREKKETGTGYSEGSDHRGEAEPPKTEAEEGDANAGEKKGEMPVPPAPDEFVNVGKNPALRVLRDLALATSRQAPASKKKERDFTDEERAAVLKDLRMHAIEGFKQMQKQPARKTKGGKDKRKKQEAWANQVFLEAEEEEDDWRDKVKAGKPAAPMELRGRHSADETKSYRDETDEAFDEVLSALGIEDLTEEVLEEARKRQMLRKLQADRSDLAGDVKKILRSLVAQRDRQEVRAFEEAAGEATTSESDWEAKATAAQRLLFQGSEASWRKEIEDEFGEPDVLDKSDKKIQETLLREAERAEKKMRKQERKGRRSVGQLNKTAQAGARQETGTDSSDDVENTRDTQERAETPEGESDEEEALRDFLSSVDEEGFADASCGEGEAGEAQTEARRRAESDCWWEYGSVVDETPDEAERQDARDAGDAGDGEGRQVAGCDAQGEEQTDRDRGEDVALSQEFGGDAAAKEWKRQRRRMEESDFDENAFLSEIEQDLQDVLAQAGGEEEDEEADEADWTAEENYRDSEDTGKGKPGGCLQQTGRRLAVEATEDEEFSIPSWLSSSSPGASCPDSSSAEASSSRAHRLRFSLSPEDADGGMRDAEREGESPVEKGASGGERGDSEDEAPPRRAHAPSDDVWNATGCDGLAASEPPIGRLSSFVAGSSSSSLSLSASRGALAPHQLSPSSPASASPFSLGLSSLSAASEERRSVSGESGRFPPDPPSPVCRLEVEHRRAESLETPGAAKAGKQGGAGSPEAHTNAELVWQTRLSSRARLLPSLDPLSPALSSALSCPPVPLSPASRNAPASPSEAPSPLSEIPHLSASPALVSVDPSSASVSSSLLSREEQLVRRAVLSMAEEHRREKEKRDRTKRRRGTAAEAPVDEDGGDVRENAKRPMNALLEEERERKRKEQETSDFHRRHAAKLAAAYALRLPQRPVRTLEDLKRLHRAQRREAEAKEQEARAREKLEAKKEERKQRRARAAKRREQEGDGDTEELFTEKKPRSESPHRILLEAARRSHERGVFGHMLGTLHSDDTQAKKREARVLRHAGEDAGAPDRDKE from the exons aTGGCTGAGGAGCGCGAGCGACAGGTCcgacagagcgagagagtgCTCGCGGCGGTGACGGCTgccgagcgcgaggagcAAAGGGAACAGGAGCGCCGGCGTCAAGAGAAGCGTCGACGGCTCTTctccggcgaggcgccgctgaCCCTCGAGGCGCtcaagaaagacaaggaacTGGGGTATGTCCTCGACGAGTTGATTCAGCGGAAACGCGtcgaaaaacaaagacacgGCACGCTGACTCTCCCTTTCAAAAACCGGTTCCCCCTGCGGCTCCTCCGCGTAGGGACGGAGCTGTACGGCCGCGTCAAGAAAATCCTGCCTTTTGGCTGTCGCCTCGACGTCGGGTGTATCGACACCTCGGCGCTGCTGCACGTGCGCGACATGGCGGAGATCACGGCGGCCAAGTCGGCAGGCGCCGCGTtcgcgcgggaggcgcgggacGGCGCCGAAAGCGACGAAATAGACTGCGGGAGTCGGCGAGACAGGCATCCTCTCGAGAACGCGCCGAGACCCGGAAGGCGCTCGCCGTTTGTCGCGCAGGACGAAAAAAGGCGGAACATGAGTGCCGCAGGATTCGCACAGGACGATCAAGAACACCTCGCACAGCACTGGATTCAGTACCCCGGCACCGTTCTCAGACAAGGCCAGCTGGTCCGAGTGTACGTGAAGCACGTCGACCGGTCGAAGaacgtcctcgccgtctccacaCGCCCCCCTTactcttcttcgtttgctttttcctcctcttcttcctcttctccctactcttcctcttcttcctcttcgttttcggctccgactgtctctctcgcgtcggaGTATCGAGGCGACCTGACTGGGGAGGAAATCCgggagcgcgaggaggcgcggcgcgcgcaggGTCGAGGCAGTTTCGCAGACTTTTTCGTTGGGCAGGAGGTCGAGGGCCGCGTCACGCGCGTGACGTACATGGGGCTGTTTGTGGACGtgaacggcgaggaagacgcgttcATCCACTTCTACGAGCTGCACAGgcaccgcatgcagcggctgAGCAACGCGGACAGGCAGAGGCTCGAAGCCGCGCGGAAACAGTTTGATCCCGTCGCGCTGGAGGTGCTCCGATCGGCGGAGAAAGTTGTCACGGAGGAGGTCGAAGAGGctgaaaaacggagacaaagagaaggagcagaggcCGGGTAcagccgcctcgccgctctccgcgAGATGTTtgcggagaaggacgacCGTCCAGATGctgacgaagaggcgaagaaaaagtccgcagagagacgcgaacgcgaaATGCGCGAAAAGAAGTGGATCTACAACGTCGGCGAATGGGTCACAGACTTGCGCGTTGCCTCCATCGACGCCAGGCGAAAACG CATGCAGTTGAGTCGCCGCCCGGCCTCCGAGCTGCTTTCGCggtggcgagagaagctgcgagaagagcagcgagaagTGTTGACGCCCCAGCAGCGTGAAGGGTtgaggaagcaggaagaagctgaggaagaaaacgaagcgatGAAGGCGCTACGGCGACAGCGGGAAGAGGAGCTTGCACTGAAAGTCTACCGTCAATACAAAAAGAAGATGGCAGCGAtggcgcgcgagagagaagggaagaaggatcTGTCCCTCGATGGGAGGCTCAGTtccgaggagggcgaggcgccgcaggacggccgagacgcgagagaaaaagaggagaaggaagccgcgcatgcagacccGATAGCCAGGAAGAAAGCTGAGCAGATGCGGCGATTCAAGAGCTTTGGCATCGACATTTtcgaagcgaaaagagacgaagaagaaatccGAGAGGCGATGGAGTACCTCCAACGATGGCGCACCGCCTACGCGCATCGGCGAATGCAAGAAGCCGCCtacaaagagaaaaaaaggctgCAAAG GTTGCAACGCAAAGCGCCGGATGAAATGTCGATTCAGGACGCGTGGCGTCTGGCGTCGACGATCGATGAAGAGATAGGACTGAAGGATTTGGTGGCCGACGCTCGGAAACACGCCCAGATGTCGGGAGTACGTACACTGCAGCTGCCGGACTTCTCGGGCCGCTACCCCAAAATGAAAGAAGTGGAGCCAGAGGAACTCGATCAGTTCTATCCGGGTGTCCTTTCTGAATCGTccgacgaggccgcgaaggACAGAGTCAACGAGGAGGCTGAGGAGaaccaggaagaagacggcggtGGTGGACCCGCGTGGActgcggaaagagaagagagcagaggagagggaaatgAGGAGACCAACAGAGTAGACAACGAGCAAAGAgggcgcgaaggcgcacaggagacaggggacgtaaaggcggaagaaacggcTGGGGACGagcaaaaggaaaaagaTGAGAGGCTACCGGAGGAGATGAGAGGAGGAGACCAGCACCGCCAGTttggaagcgaaggagagaggcgggagaggctcGCGGGCTTAGAGAGAGATTGGAGAATGGAAtccaggagacacgagacagaaCGACGGACGGAGGACAAAGAGCAAGGCGACTTTTTTGGCCGGGCACTTGAAAAGATGCGACTTCGGACGGAGTTGAAACTAAAAGAGGAGGCAACCCGAGGGCAACAACAACGACAAGAGCGCCTGTGGATGCCGCATACACCCAGcgaagaagtcgaggaaggGACCGTCGCAGAcgcgaactgcatgcaggcctcccaagaggagagaggggaacgtGGCGGGATAGAACAGcgtggcgagaaggcagagacaagagagaagaaagagacggggacAGGGTACAGCGAGGGGAGTGACcacagaggagaggctgAACCGCCAaagacggaggcggaagagggagatgcgaacgcgggagaaaagaaaggcgagatgCCTGTCCCGCCGGCACCAGATGAGTTTGTGAACGTCGGGAAGAATCCGGCGTTGCGCGTTTTGCGCGACCTCGCGCTCGCCACGAGTCGACAGGCCCCCGCatcgaaaaagaaggaaagagattTCACTGATGAAGAGCGAGCGGCGGTCCTGAAAGAcctccgcatgcacgcgatCGAGGGCTTCAAGCAGATGCAAAAACAACCCGCGAGAAAGACCAAGGGGGGGAAAGACAAGCGCAAGAAACAAGAAGCCTGGGCGAACCAGGTGTTCCtcgaagccgaggaagaagaagacgactgGCGAGACAAAGTCAAAGCAGGCAAGCCTGCCGCACCCATGGAGCTTCGTGGAAGGCACTCAGCCGACGAGACAAAGA GTTACCGGGACGAGACCGACGAGGCCTTCGACGAAGTGTTGAGTGCATTAGGGATCGAAGACTTGACGGAGGAGGTGttggaagaggcgcgaaagcGACAGATGCTCCGAAAGCTCCAGGCGGACCGCTCGGACCTCGCTGGCGACGTGAAGAAGATTCTTCGGTCGCTCGTTG CGCAAAGAGATCGACAGGAAGTTCGAGCCTTCGAGGAGGCTGCCGGCGAAGCGACTACGTCTGAGAGCGActgggaagcgaaggcgacag CGGCTCAGCGACTCCTCTTCCAAGGCTCCGAGGCTTCGTGGAGAAAGGAAATCGAGGACGAATTCG GCGAACCTGATGTGCTGGATAAGTCTGACAAGAAAATCCAGGAGACGCTTTTgagggaggcagagcgcgcggagaagaagatgcgcaagcaggaaaggaagggaagacgaagcgtgGGACAGCTGAACAAGACGGCCCAGGCTGGGgcgcgacaggagacagggacagaCAGCTCAGACGACGTCGAGAACACGCGAGATACGCAAGAGCGGGCCGAGACGCCAGAGGgggaaagcgacgaagaagaggcgctccGCGACTTCTTGAGCagcgtcgacgaggaagggtTTGCGGACGCGTCctgcggcgaaggcgaggcgggcgaggcacagacagaagcgcggcggcgagcggaAAGCGACTGCTGGTGGGAATACGGCTCCGTGGTGGACGAGACCCCAGATGAGGCAGAGCGGCAAGACGCTCGAGAtgctggagacgctggagacggagaagggagacaggtgGCGGGATGCGACgcgcagggagaggagcaaacagacagagacagaggcgaggacgtTGCCTTATCGCAAGAAttcggaggcgacgcagcggcgaaggaatggaaaagacagagacggagaatgGAGGAAAGCGATTTcgacgaaaacgcgttcCTGAGTGAAATTGAACAAGACCTGCAGGACGTCCTCGCCCAAGctggaggagaggaagaagacgaggaagcagacgaggcCGACTGGACAGCCGAGGAGAACTACAGGGACAGCGAGGATAcaggaaaggggaaaccAGGGGGTTGTCTGCAACAAACGGGGCGGAGACTTGCCGTCGAAGCAACGGAGGATGAGGAGTTCTCTATCCCTTCttggctttcttcttcctctccaggtGCTTCCTGTCCAGATTCTTCCTCTGCTgaggcttcgtcttctcgtgcgCACCGCCTTcggttttccctttctccggaggacgcagacggcggcatgcgagacgccgaaagagaaggcgagtcaCCGGTGGAGAAGGGGGCgagcggaggagaaagaggggacagTGAGGACGAGGCTCCTCCGAGgcgtgcgcatgcgccgtcgGACGACGTGTGGAATGCAACAGGCTGTGACGGCCTGGCTGCGTCGGAGCCTCCGATAggtcgcctttcttccttcgtcgctGGTTCGTCCTcatcctcgctctctctctctgcgagcAGAGGCGCTCTCGCGCCCCATCAACTCTCCCCgtcgtcgcctgcttccgcttcgccgttttccttggggctgtcttctctgtctgcggCTTCAGAGGAAAGACGTTCCGTGTCGGGGGAGTCTGGGCGTTTTCCGCCGGACCCGCCGTCCCCAGTTTGTCGCCTCGAGGTGGAACACAGAAGGGCTGAAAGCCTCGAAACGCCAGGCGCCGCGAAGGCCGGCAAGCAGGGGGGTGCCGGAAGTCCCGAGGCACATACCAACGCGGAGCTCGTGTGGCAAACGAGGCTGAGTtcgcgtgcgcgtcttcttccatcTTTAGACCCGCTTTCGCctgcgctttcctctgcgcTTTCGTGTCCGCCCgtccctttgtctcctgcatCTCGAAATGCAcccgcgtcgccctctgAGGCGCCATCCCCTCTGTCGGAAATCCCGCACCTCTCCGCGAGTCCGGCACTTGTGTCTGTGGatccttcttcagcttcggTTTCATCTTCTTTACTCTCTCGCGAGGAGCAGCTTGTTCGCAGAGCTGTGCTCTCCATGGCGGAGGAACATCggcgcgaaaaggagaaacgagaccGCACtaagcgaaggcgaggcacggcggcggaggcgcctgtGGACGAAGATGGCGGGGACGtgcgcgagaacgcgaaacggCCGATGAACGCACTgctggaggaagaacgcgagcgaaaacggaaggaaCAAGAGACTTCCGACTTCCATCGTCGCCACGCTGCGAAACTGGCGGCGGCGTACGCCCTCCGCCTCCCGCAGCGgcctgtacgtacactggAAGACCTCAAGCGACTGCACCGTGCACAGCGcagggaggcagaagcgaaggaacaggaagcgcgcgcgcgagagaagctcgaggcgaagaaggaggagcgGAAACAGCGCCGAGCACGTGCTGCGAAGCGGCGCGAACAGgagggggacggagacacggaagagttgttcacagagaaaaagcctCGAAGCGAAAGCCCCCATAGAATTCTGTTAGAAGCCGCACGCCGCAGccacgagagaggcgtctTTGGGCACATGCTCGGCACCCTGCACTCCGATGACACGcaggcgaaaaagcgagaggcgcgcgtgcTGCGGCATGCCGGAGAGGACGCAGGTGCGCCCGACCGCGATAAGGAATAG